The Arachis duranensis cultivar V14167 chromosome 2, aradu.V14167.gnm2.J7QH, whole genome shotgun sequence genome has a window encoding:
- the LOC107473202 gene encoding protein FAR1-RELATED SEQUENCE 5-like → MQETSLDIGMDEAAFGIKYLDGDGDLGNNVRGSGLTRPEEVMEMLFNSPDEAARFYEQEGFRQKKWLELEGRKREHKVVTRCGCMAEMHIKQNDQMGKWYVSRFVDDHNHELLPPKLVEYLPPHRKMSDVDVAHMDSLRQVGISVPKIYESLAAQAGGFDHIPFTKRDMYNEVRRQRGMRKGDVNATIRYFEAGAKADEKLFWRCQVSADQHMCDLFWCDGRSQDGYKIFGDVFAFDATYGRNKYNLPVIIFSGVNHHNQTCVFRAAMVSCETQATYVWVLQKLLECMEGKAPKAVITDGDRSMRMAINEVFPEAHHRLCAWHLLKNATTNVCLPRFTTLFRYCMLADIEIEEFEQHWEAMLDECGVRDVEWVQDTYRNKLYWATAYIRGRFFAGIRTTSRCESLHAKLGRFVERRYGILDFVTNFQRCVEFLRDNEDEMDFRSSYGTPVLQTQFPELEKSGAMKYTREIFSRFRESLQRCVRITVVESQPCEGSTIYVTQKYMRPGRKWNVMHVLALDKYTCSCQRMESFGLPCVHILSVLVRLDVGSLPDTLVLERWTKSAKFGLYDDIAGDKMVDIAALYRMRMGTFLQHCKRLARLICNNDDLFKLYTEQIVQEATNLESMNDSGNSVGVGGGGNNGRVLDPIGVRTKGTGRGNVQVGARGVKRRKCSTCGVVGHRRTRCPNRANMSVPNSQDEVPQMVSQSAARAEFPPVKNIGVQDCYRPSAT, encoded by the exons ATGCAGGAAACATCACTGGACATTGGCATGGATGAGGCGGCgtttggaataaaatatttagatgGTGATGGTGACCTGGGCAATAATGTACGTGGCAGTGGTTTAACAAGGCCGGAGGAGGTGATGGAGATGTTGTTTAACTCTCCTGATGAGGCTGCTCGTTTCTACGAACA AGAAGGGTTTAGGCAAAAGAAGTGGTTGGAGTTGGAAGGAAGAAAGAGAGAGCACAAGGTGGTTACGCGATGTGGGTGCATGGCAGAGATGCATATCAAGCAAAATGATCAGATGGGTAAATGGTATGTGTCAAGATTTGTAGATGACCACAATCACGAGCTCCTCCCTCCGAAGTTGGTGGAATACTTGCCTCCACATAGGAAGATGTCGGATGTGGACGTAGCCCACATGGATAGCTTACGGCAAGTTGGGATTTCGGTTCCTAAAATATATGAGTCGCTTGCAGCACAGGCTGGTGGCTTTGATCATATCCCATTCACAAAGAGAGATATGTACAACGAAGTGAGGCGCCAACGAGGCATGAGGAAGGGAGATGTCAATGCAACGATAAGGTACTTTGAGGCAGGTGCGAAGGCGGATGAGAAACTCTTTTGGAGGTGTCAGGTGAGTGCAGATCAGCATATGTGTGACCTGTTTTGGTGTGACGGGAGGAGTCAGGATGGTTATAAAATTTTTGGTGATGTCTTTGCGTTTGATGCAACGTACGGGCGCAACAAATACAATCTACCGGTCATTATTTTTTCCGGGGTGAACCATCACAACCAGACGTGCGTCTTTAGGGCTGCCATGGTCTCTTGTGAAACCCAAGCAACTTATGTTTGGGTGTTGCAAAAGTTGTTGGAATGCATGGAGGGGAAGGCACCCAAGGCAGTAATAACAGACGGAGATCGTTCTATGCGAATGGCAATTAATGAAGTTTTTCCGGAAGCTCACCACAGGCTTTGTGCATGGCATCTACTAAAAAATGCCACAACAAATGTGTGCTTGCCGCGGTTTACAACGTTATTTAGATATTGTATGCTTGCTGATATTGAGATAGAAGAGTTTGAACAGCATTGGGAGGCAATGTTGGATGAGTGTGGAGTCCGAGATGTAGAGTGGGTTCAGGATACATACAGGAATAAATTATATTGGGCAACTGCATACATACGTGGTAGGTTCTTTGCCGGCATTAGGACGACATCGCGATGTGAATCGCTGCATGCAAAGCTAGGCAGGTTTGTGGAGAGGAGGTATGGGATACTCGACTTTGTGACGAACTTCCAGCGTTGTGTTGAGTTCCTCAGAGATAACGAGGATGAGATGGACTTTCGGTCCTCGTATGGGACCCCCGTACTGCAGACTCAGTTTCCGGAACTTGAGAAATCCGGAGCAATGAAGTATACCCGAGAGATATTTTCAAGGTTCCGTGAATCCTTGCAAAGGTGTGTTCGGATAACCGTTGTGGAAAGCCAGCCGTGTGAGGGCAGTACTATTTATGTGACCCAGAAGTATATGCGACCGGGAAGAAAGTGGAATGTTATGCATGTGTTGGCGTTGGATAAATATACATGCAGTTGCCAAAGAATGGAATCGTTTGGGCTACCTTGTGTGCATATACTCTCAGTTTTGGTTCGGTTAGACGTGGGTTCTCTTCCAGACACCTTGGTCTTAGAGAGGTGGACTAAGTCAGCCAAGTTCGGTTTGTATGATGATATTGCTGGGGATAAAATGGTCGATATTGCTGCCCTGTACAGGATGCGGATGGGAACATTTTTGCAGCACTGCAAGCGTTTGGCTCGGCTTATTTGTAACAACGACGACTTATTCAAGTTGTATACAGAGCAGATAGTTCAGGAAGCAACTAATCTTGAAAGTATGAATGATTCGGGGAATAGTGTCGGCGTTGGTGGTGGCGGCAACAATGGTAGAGTACTAGATCCGATTGGGGTTCGTACCAAGGGCACCGGGCGTGGTAATGTACAGGTTGGGGCAAGGGGAGTGAAGCGTAGAAAGTGTAGCACGTGTGGGGTAGTCGGACATCGTCGAACTCGATGCCCAAATCGGGCGAACATGTCGGTGCCAAACAGCCAGGATGAGGTGCCGCAAATGGTGTCACAGTCTGCGGCGCGT GCTGAATTTCCTCCTGTCAAGAATATAGGGGTGCAGGATTGCTATCGTCCATCAGCTACATAG